CGGCAATGCCGCCGCAATCGGCGCCATTGGTGCCGTTTCATCAGCTGCGCTTCTATCATCATGCAGCAGGAAACCAAAATATTCAGCACCAGTTTTTCCCGACAGGGCGCCTGACGGTCCGGTGCTGAGGGCCGGACTGATAGGATGTGGCGGGCGTGGCACCGGGGCCGCGGTAAATTTTCTTGATGCCGGGCCAAACCTGCAGATAACCGCACTGGGTGATGTATTTCAGCACAGGATAGACCAGTGCCGTGAAGAGCTGAGGAATTCAAGAGGGGTTGAAATACCCGGGGCCAACTGCTTTACAGGTTTTGATGCATATAAAGGGGTTATTGATTCTGACATAGATATAGTCCTTTTGTGTGAACCGCCTCATTTTCGCCCGCTGACCTTTGAGTACGCCGTCCAGGCCCGCAGGCATATCTTTGCCGAAAAGCCTGTAGGTGTAGACCCGGTTGGGGTCCGCTCGGTAATGGCATCGGGAAGGATGGCTGAATCGGCCGGACTGAATGTTGTTGTGGGTACCCAGAGGAGGCATCAGCGCGACTATGTCAAGACCTTCGAAATGGTCAAAAACGGTACAATTGGCGATATTATTTCAGCCAATTGCTACTGGAACCAGGGAACATTATGGTTTACCAGGTGGCAGGAGGGTTGGAGCGACATGGAGGCTATGGTAAGGGACTGGTACAACTGGCACTGGCTCTCAGGCGACCATATCGTTGAGCAGCATATCCATAATATTGACATAGTAAACTGGTTTGTTGGCAAGCATCCTGACAAAGCGGTGGGATTCGGCGGCAGGCATTCACGGCCCACCGGCAACCAGTACGATTTCTTCAGCGTTGATTTCGGCTATGATGACGGCAGGCATATGCACAGTATGTGCCGTCAGATTGACGGATGCGCCAACAACATCTCAGAACTGGTTTTCGGGACAAAAGGCTATACAAACGCCAGCAATACGATATGGGACTATGATGGGAATGTTGTATGGCGTTATCAATATCCTGTCGGAGAAGACGGGCAATCAACAGGCAGGGTTGCGGTAAATCCATATGACCAGACCCACATCAACCTGGTAACGGCAATCCGCACCAACAGCTATATCAATGAAACCCAGAATATATGCGAAGCCAACATGGTTGCGATCATGGGGCGTGTGTCGGCATATACCGGCCGGCAAACAACATGGGAGGAGATGATGAATTCAAACATGAGGCTGGGGCCTTCGGTTTACGAGATGGGTCCGGTCGATGTACCCAGGGTGCCTCCGGTTCCGGGATCTTCTCCGGCATGAGACCCGTTAAGGGAACGTGTTTTACGATATAATCGGTTAGGCCGGGCACGGGTCATGCGCGCTTAAGATATCGATTAACGTCATCGGATAGCGTTACGGATCAGGAAGAACTCATTTATACCTTCAAGCTCAATTATTCCGGCGAATTTGCCCTTTTCTGTTACAGGCACTATATCAAGCTTTTTCATCTGCATTTTTTTGAAAGCATCGAATAGTACCATATCTGTGTCTATATCTTCTTCAGTGCCACCGGCCAGATCACCAACACGGCCCTCTTTACCATTTGTGTTCAGTCCGCGAATCAGGTCGTTCCTGGTCAGGATCCCGGCATACTTTCCGCCTGAAGTGACCACAAACCCCCTTGGTGATGTGTGGGCAAACTTCTCGGCAGCTGTCGCGAGATTATCGTTTTCATCAAGCTCTTCGTAATCCTTTTTTATCACATCCCTTACTGTATAGTTATTAAGGATGTCACGGTACTTCATCATCTCGTATTCGCCTTTGGCCCCCAGCAGTATGAAAAAACCGATAATTATCAGGAAGGGGTTGTGGAAGAAGCCTGTTATGATGAACATGATTGCAAATATCTGTCCGATATCCTTTGCAATGCGTGTAGCCTTGAGCTTACTCATTCTGATTGATAGGGCCGACCTGAAAAGGCGTCCCCCGTCCATCGGGAAAGCCGGTATAAGATTGAATGCGACTATAAACAGGTTGGCGGTCAGAAGCATTACCAGGAAGTTCCCCGGGGTGATCACTTCGTAAGTGATTTCACCCATATCAATCGGACTGATAACTGACAGGTAGAACCAGATAAGACCGGCAATCACCACGTTTACCAATGGTCCTGCAGCCGAAATAAGAAATTCGTCCCTGGGTTTTTCAGGCATTTCAGATATACTGGCCATACCGCCTATCGGCAGCAGGGTAATGCTCTGCACCTTGCCTCCCAGCTTAATTGCCGCCAGGGAATGTCCGAGCTCATGCAGCAGCACACAACCGAAGATTGCCAGTATGAATAGGATGTGCATCATTATCTGCCCGAACTCCAGTCCCCTGTTCACGCTTATAAATACTATCCATGCTATCAGCAATGAGAAGGTCCAGTGTATCGAAACCTTTATCCCGAAAGGTTTGCCCAGTTTTAAGGAGAATCTGCTTTGCATTGTTCAATAATTTTTAAGTCTGTTAGATTTTATTACAAAAGTTATTCCGTTTAAAATTAATAGCAGTTAATGTATTGTGGATTAGGTAAGCGATTTGTTGAATATGGCTGCATTGTGTGAATATTTTCCTCACTTTCTCCCGGACCTGATAAATATTTGATCATTATCTGCATTAACAAACTGTTATTATAAGAGATTGCTGTTGATATAAGATGCAGTTGCACCGGTATGCAACTTTTGCATTAAATGCCTTTATCAAGTGAGGAACCGGAAAGTTTGGTATGAGGGTTGGTAGATATTTGATTAGTGAAGTGACTAACGATATGTGGAAAATAAGTTCAAATGGATGAACAGATTGACAAATACGCAGTATTAAGGGCTATGATATCTGTCATTAAGGATGATGCAGAACCGGATAAAATACTTGCACGGGATTTGGAAGGATACGAAAGTCCGCAAAAGATAGTCCTGGGAGATAAATACACAGGATTTGTTCCTGACATGATTGTGTATTATGATGAGGCCGTTGATATTTATGAAGTTGAAACAAGCAGCGAAATACATATTGAAAAATGGCAGGATATGCAGTCATATGCCAGGAAACATAATGGGAACTTATACCTGGTGGTTCCTGATGTAGCGGTGGATGTCATAAGAAAAGCTTTGGAAAACAATGATGTGAACGCCGGGCTTTTATACTTCAATACATAGAAAGACCTTATCCCCGGCCGGTGGATTATACCCAATTGTCGGTTTGAGATATTACCGCGGTGTTAATAATCAGTGGTTATATTATATTTCTCCTGTACAACAGCATAAATTTTGTCTTATCAAAATATTCAAAATTTATGCTTACAGTCGGAACCGCTTCGCTTTCTCATAAAATTTTTTCATCTTGCCTGTGTGTAATCTAAGATGAAAAAATTTTATGTTTATTTGTATTATTAATACCCTGGAACGAACCCTGATTTTATGCCAAAGAATAATTACATCCTGGTAATTGACGATGATACATACATCTGCAATATTCTTAAAAAGTATCTGGAGCAAAATGATTTTAAAGTTGATATAACCTATAAAGGTGCGGCCGCCAAGGAACTGATAGCTCAAAATCATTACGATATCATATTATGTGATTACCGTCTTCCTGACTATGACGGCATGCATATACTCAGGTATACGCGGTCGGTAAAACCTTTAATCCCGGTTGTCATTATGACAGCCTATGCTGAAATAAGCAAAGCCGTAGAATTGATCAAATCAGGTGCTTTCGACTACATAGTCAAGCCCATGCAACCTGAAATGGTAATTGAGGTTTTAAACCGGGCACTGGACAGGAACAGCCAGGTAAAGTCAGTCGCGTCATTTTCTGAAAGCTTTATCCAGGGTAACAGCGAAAAAATGCTTGAGGTCATGCAACATGTTGAGATTGTTGCATCAACCGATATTACCGTGATGATAGAAGGTGAGACCGGCTCAGGCAAGGAATTCATTGCCCGCGCAATTCACCATTCCAGTAATCGCAGCAAAGCACCTTTTATACCTGTCGATTGCGGTGCAATTCCGGGAGAGCTTGCCAACAGTGTTTTGTTCGGACACGTAAAAGGGTCATTTACAGGAGCCGTCAATGACAAGACCGGTTATTTTCAGGAAGCTAAAGGCGGCACCCTCTTCCTGGATGAGGTCGGAAACCTTTCCTATGAAAACCAGGTTAAGATTTTACGGGCACTTCAGGAGAAAACGGTTACCAGGATTGGAGACAACAAGGCACAGAGGGTTGATATACGACTGATTGCTGCCTCCAATGAAAACCTTCATGAAAAGGTTGAAGCCGGTGAATTCAGGGAAGATCTGTATCACCGGTTAAATGAATTCATGATAAAGGTTCCTGCTTTGCGTAGCCGCAGGGAAGATATTATTGAATTTGCCGGACAATTTATAAATCAGGCCAATAAGGCTTTTAACAAGAGCGTGCAGGGCTTGGATGATGAGGCAAGAGAACTTCTGCTTAAATATGAATGGCCCGGGAATATACGCGAGCTTCAGAATGTTATAAAAAGGGCAGTTTTGCTCAGCCCGGAGGATGTTATAAACCCCGGATTGTTTCCTGATGAGCTAAGGCTGCCCTTATCCGGCCTGAGCAGCGGGTTATCCGAAAAACCTTCCGGCGCAGAATTTACAGACCTCAAATCAGCAACCTATGTAAATGAAAGGGAACTGATACAGAATGCTCTTGAAAAAACAAATAATAACAAGTCACGGGCTGCACGGCTCCTTGGCATTGACCGTAAAACGCTATATAACAAAATAAGGTTATATAATCTGAAACAAAAGGATTAGAAGCGCCTTATGCGTGGTCACTACCCTGCAGACTGTGTATTAATTCTACACTTCACGGGTTTCCTGATGTAAAGATCAACATTTTATTCCAACCTCTGCCTGTAAATAACAACGGCCTTACCACCCTGAACAGAAATGGTTTTCAGGAATATGATGAATTTGTTGGCATAAAGCTTGCCTTATATCCTGGTATCTTATTAACCTGTTTTACAAAGAGTTTATTTCTAAAAAATTAGTTATGGAAAACTTCAGAGAAAAACGACTTGAGAAAAAACTGGAGACACAACAGACTGTCAGTATTGTTGTGTCTATCATTCTGCTTCTGTCTTTGCTTGGTAATGTATTCCTTTTTGTGCGTCAGGGTACAATAACCGGGGAGAAAGATGAGCTTGAAGCCGAATTGAGCACCGTTTCCCAGCAACAGAGAGTTGCTGAGGCCTCAAATGTTCAGCTGAAAGCTGATATCGAGACGTTAAATACCAAAATTGAAGAACTTGGTGAAACCGCGGCCGGTCTTCAACTCGAAATTAACGCAAAAAGAGCCCGGATTAACCGGTTGAGCGGGGAAGTGTTTGAGATGGACAATCTGCGTGCACAAATAACAGAACTGGAGTCTTTTGAGGCAATGTACAGGGAGGTTCTTGAAGAAAAAGAGGAACTCATTGCAGAAGTTGCTTTGTTAAAAGAAGAACTCACCGGTGAGAAGGAGAGATTCGGTCTGCTTGAAGAAAAAGTTGAAAAAGCTTCATTTTTAAAAGCGTATAATATTTGTGTACATAACTTCAAAGAAAGGTGGATCTGCCGACCGGTAAAGATGGATGTTGCCAGGAGGGTTGACAGAACAACTGTCAGCTTTGAGATCAATGACAATATTTTTGTCGAACCCGGTGAAAGGGATGTCAACATGGTCATTACCGGTCCCCAAGGCAACGTTGTCAGTCCCTCGACCGACACCTTCCTTATTGAGGAAACCGGAGACTCAAGCTACTTTACCGGACAGCGCACTATGATGTATGAAAACGAACCGGTATCAATGTCTTTTACGGTTGATCATGCAACAAACCTTGAGAGCGGTACATACCTGGTAAAAGTATATATAGACGGAGAAGAAGCAGGTGGTAAAGAATTTTCGCTTGAATAATGATGATACTGGTATACCTGATTAATAACCTAAAAATAAAACCATGACACTACTACAAATTATTTTTGCTGTTCTTGGAGCATTGTTCGTTGGCACAATGTTCTACTATATCTTTAAATATGCCGGCCCATGGGGTAACACCTGAAATTAATCCTTGTGCTAATTCTTGCAGGGATAGCAGCTGCTGACTGGGTCGGGCATGTAGTACCCGTAGTTCGAGGTGATGGCTATTGTTCCTCTGAAGGCGTAATCTCCTTTTTTAATTCAGACAGCACCTTTTTCATTTCAGTGATCGTATCATCAACCAGTTTCTCAATACCTTCATGGTTTTTTGATATTAAAGCATTTTTCTTGAGAATTAGTAATTTGCGCACTACTGCCTGAGCCTCCAGATGCCTGTATGAGGGCAGTAGCTTATGGGCTGTTTCTCCAATCTGCTCAAGGTTTCCCTCCGAAATATAGTACCTGAATCTTTCAATTGCCTGATTTGAGTTATCAATGAATAGTTTGAGTGTCTGCTTCATGAATTCTGTGTCATTGCCTGCCATTTTCTGAAGCTCTGCCAGGTTGTAAGGCTTGGGACTTATCTCCTTTTTGAGGATTATTTCGGTTTTTGATTCTTTAAACCCGGTTGGTTCCCGGCCCATAACGTAACATATTTTATTAAAAAGGTATTCCTCTTTAAAGGGCTTTATTATAAAATCATTGATGCCGGTTTTTTCAAATTGCATTACATCATCCCTTAGGGCGGCAGCTGTCATGGCGATAATGCGTGTTTGATTGTCCTTTAATTTAACACGGACGTGTTTCGCAACTTTTATTCCGTCAATATCGGGCATATGAATGTCAAGGAGTATCAGGTCATACCTGTTGTTTTTGATCTTATCCAAAGCCCGCGATCCGCTGTCTGCAATATCATAAGTGCAGTTTAATTTATCAAGGATCGTCTTGCCGAGCAGAAGGTTCAGGCTGTCATCATCAACCAGGAGTATTCTGATCCCTTTTAACTTCTCTTTGTTATCGTTATCATTGCCGGAGGAAAGCATATCCTTCTCACTCGCTTTCTCATATGTAAGAGTAAAACTGAAAGTGGTCCCGGTTCCTTTCCGGCTTGAGACTGAAAGACTTCCGTTTTGCAGCTCAATCAGGTTTTTGCATATGGCAAGTCCGATCCCGGTCCCCTCATAAATCTTCTCAATTTCCTCATCTCCGCGTTTATACTGGTTGAATATATCTTTAAGGTGTTTTTCGGAAATACCTATTCCGGTGTCAATAACATCGAACCTGATACTTATATCCCTGTCAGTTTCCTTTTGTGTTGAACATGCCAGCTCAACATCTCCCTTTTTTGTAAATTTTATGGCATTGCTCAGCATATTCATTAGTATCTGCTGCAGCCTGATGGGGTCGCCCCTTATGACCCTGTCTGCTTTTTCATCTATTTTGTATCTGAAACCTAAATTTTTACGTTCGGCCTTCGACGACAAGGCTTTGAATACAAACTCCACAGAGTTTCGTAAACTGAAAACATTCCTTTCAAAGCTGATCTGGCCAGCCTCGATCTTTGACATCACAAGTATATCATTCACAAGTGAAAGCAACAGCTCGGAAGACCTGTCGATAATTTTTACATATTTTTTTTGTGTTGGAGAAAGTTCAGTGTTGCTTAATTGTTCAGTAAAGCCCATTATTGCATTAAGCGGAGTTCTGATCTCATGCGTGACCCTCGCCAGAAAACGATTTTTTGCCTTTCCTGCTTTTACAGCTTCATCCTTTGATCTTTTCAGAATTTTCTCTGTAAGTTTTTCTTCAGTAATATTTCTAACAATTATTATACCGGTGCTTACCTGATTATCTTCGAAAGTGAGGGGCTGGCCAATTAAGAGGTAATGATTACTCTTTAGTTTGTATTCTTTTTCTATTCTCTTTCCGTCAAGAACTTCCGGTAAATATTCCTCCCATTTCTTCGCCAGATTCCTGTCAGGTATCTCATTTAACTTTTTATCAATGAAATACTTCGATGAAGGTCCCGATTCTTTCAATCTGTTTCCTTCGGCCAGGATGAACCTTAATTCATTGTCAAAAACAAAGATATTCAACCCGGGAATTGTGTTCAGAATTACACGGTAGAGGTCAAAGTCTTTTTTGAGGATTTCACTGGTTCTGGAATATTCAGTAAAATCTTTCCCGGCAATCAGGATTCCTTTGATAGTGCCGTCTTCATCAACTTTAATTGTTTGTGCCTCAATGATACGCTCACTTCCGGAACGTGATTGCAGCCTGTATGAAGATTTCATGCTTTGAGCTTGTCCGCCGGCCAGAAGACTGTTGATCCCGGATTTCACCCTTTCTTTTTCATCCTTATCTATAAGCAGGTCGGTAAAACTGAGTTCTGACCAGACATCGGCACCTGGCATTTCCAGGACTTCACATGCCCTTTTATTCATGAATACAATTCTTCCGTTAATGTCTGCTGCAAGAATAAAAACCCCGAGTACATCAAAACTGCCTTTAACAATAAGTGCAGTCTCTGTTTCGGCCTGTCCTGATTTAAACAACTCTCTCAAATACCTGATCTCATTTGGATTGTTCATGTCTTAAAGATACTTAAAACATAAATTAATCCATTAAGTTAATCATTAAACCGGTAAAGCAGGTAAATTAAGATCATTGTTAAATTAGCGGTTTTGATCCCGACTTAATGGTTATATTTCATAGATAAAAATTTCAAAATCATCTATATAACCTTTATCATTGTCAGGATTCCATATATAAATTTTCAGAACTGAATTACTCTTGATCTCCTCGTTTTTGACCAATAAATCAAATTCCAGATGATGCCATGTGTTAAATACTCTGATGTCCTGACCCAGGCTCCTGCTCTCCCAGGAATAGACACCTTCGTCATCTTCTATTGAGAAAACAAGCATAGATGAAGGCCTGGAAGAGAAATACCATTGGAATCCGGTTTTGATATACAGGTTTTTGTTTTTATCAACTTCTAAAGAATCCAGTGTGACATAAAAGGATGCTGAAAATTCATGTAGTTCCTGGGCCCTATGTCCGGAAAAAAATGTTTTTTCTGATAATGTGTACTCCTCATAAGTCCAGTTTTCATATACGTTTTGAAAATCATTTTTAGTTTGTAACAGCTTTTTACCCGACAATTCGGGGATAATGATTTCTGGTATTTCATAAATATATATCCCATGCTTACTGTTTTCAAAAATCAAAACATATGAACTGTCAATGTGCTTTGCAAAAAAGGGTAATCTGCCAGGTATATCTGAATAAAACCGGGTATGCCAGTTTAAAAACAGGTATTTCCTGTATTCATCTTTAATGTCACAGGCTGAAATGTTTGTGTAATCAACAAACTTACAGTTATCTGTATTATCAAATGCTGAATAATAATTCCCGATATTCTTTTGCATGGGATCGGTAAATACGTAACACTTTTCTTCTGCACCAATAAAATATTGAAATACAATTTCTTTCTGCATTCTATATTTTACTGTTGAAACTGAATAGATAAAAAACCTGAAAGGGGTTATTGACAATATGATAATAAATAAACCTATAAAAACAGTTCTGCGAGGCCTGGTCTGTTTATTAATTAATAAATAGAACACAAAAAGAACTGATAAAGGGAAGTACAGGGTATAAAAAACGGTTCTTTCAATTATAAAAGTAAAAATTGAAATCAAAACCAATAAGCCGGTTATCTGATATTTATACTTTTTCTTAAAAATGAATTCCGTTAGAACAAATGAGGCAGCAATTGCAGCAATTGGAATCAAAAACAAGGTGTGTCTCGGGTCTGTCGGAACGGGATGATATGAAAAAGGGGAAATCGTCATAAAGTTAGCAGAAAGTAACAGGGTTACCGAGGAAACGAAATATAAAGAAAAGGTGTTATTAATTTTTAAGAGCTCCTTTAAGTTTTTCGCGAAAAATGCAGATATGATTAGAAGGTAAGAAACCAAAATACCCTCAATAGTATATGTTTCAAATAGATCGTAGAATAATCTTTTCAGTTTAACAATCAGTGGCTGCTTGTCATAACTGTATATATATGATTGAGCTTGATTGGTTAACGATAAAACTTCAAAACGTTTGAAAAAATCGCCGGTCAACAGCCATATGGTAATTAAATAAAGAGTCAGGATACAAACACCAAGGATAATCGAATAGATCCAGAACTTTAAATTACGTTTTTGCAAAATATCCGTTGCAAAAAGAACAAATGGTAAGGGTAAAAACAATACAGCAGTCTCTTTTGAAGAAAATGCCAGGAATAAGGAAACTGAAAACAGAAAAGCATATTTTAATTCATTGGTCTTAGCATAAAATCTATATCGGTCTATCCAGTATATTGATAAAAGAAGAAAAAATGCAACATATATATCGGGCATTATTTTATCCGTATAAAACAAAAAAACATTTATCAGCAGAGTTAGGGATAAACCAATGACAGTATGAGTTACACTGAATTTTTTTAAAGTATCATAAACTATGTACAGTATTGATACAGAAATTAATAAAGATGGTAACGAGGATGAAAAATCGCTTATCCCGAAAATCAGGTAAGATAATGAGGTCAGTAGAATTATGGTAAACCGGAAACTAAAAGAATTATCGTACATGGTAACTCCATTCAGGAAATTTCTTGCAATCCTGGAGTATAGCATATCATCGTATCCGTAATGGCCAAAATATCCGAAAATATGGTTCAGAATAATTAGAACAACGAAAAACAGAAAGATGTAAATAGAAGTTAGCCTGCTAATAATCATATTAATAAGCTGAATTGGTCAAAAGCTGATATGATAGTCAGGTATCACGGCTAAAAATACATACTATTACCTGAAAATCCCATTGATTCAATCCGGATTACAAACAAGAATGACAAAACAGATAAGGAAACACGAAAGGCAACATTCCCTGTTCTTCAGGTATGTAACCATCGGGGACCGCGAAAACCGGCGCAGGGGTACAAAAGGACAAATTGAAGGCATTAAATCCTTCAATTTGTCTGATGGACCGTTAATGTTGCTATTTTTTCCTTTTATGGATATGGGTTGCGTGGCCGTAGTAGACCTCGGCGGCTTCCATGATCGTCTCTGAGAGGGTGGGGTGGGGGTGCACCGTAAGTTCCAGGTCCCGCGCCACAGCTCCCATCTCAATGGCCAGTGTGGCCTCCGATACCAGGCTGCCGGCATCCTTACCCACCATTGCCGCACCAAGCAGACGGTCGGTCTTCGGATCTATTAAAAGCTTGGTCAGACCGTTCTTTACCCCGAGTGTAACGGCCCTGCCCGACGCTGCCCAGGGGAATTTAGCCACTTCATACTCAATCCCCTGTTCCTTCGCTTCGGTCTCGGTAAGTCCGGTCCACGCGATCTCAGGATCGGTAAATACCACGGCAGGGATTGCCTTAGGTTCGTATGCCGTCTTGTGCCCCGCGATATGTTCGGCTGCCACCCGGCCCTCATGCGATGCCTTGTGGGCCAGCATCGGCTGACCGGTAACATCGCCTATGGCATAGATGCCGTTCACATTGGTGCGGCGAACCAGATCGACTTTTACAAAACCCCTGTCATCGGCCTCAACTCCCGCCTCTTCAAGTCCGATACCCGAAGTGTTTGGCCTGCCGCCTATTGAAACAAGCACCCTGTCAAAGGTGCCGCTGCTTTTTTTACCATCTGCATTCTCAAATTCAACGGTGACCTTTTTGCCCTTGACGGAGCCGGAGGCGACCTTTGTGTTGAACATAATCTTTTCCATCAGGTCCTTGCGCTCCTTTTTGAACACCTCCCTGAGGTCGGCATCGGTACCCGGCAGTATGTCGGGTGTAAACTCGGCAATTGTAATATCCGATCCGAGAGACTTATATATTACGCTCATCTCGAGTCCGATATAACCGGCGCCCACCACCAGGAGTTTTTTGGGCACGTCCTTCAGTTCGAGGGCTGCCTCGGCATTCATAACCCTGTCGCCGTCAAAGTCCAATCCCTGAATTTCGCTGGGTGTGGCACCCGTGGCAATGATAAGGTTTTCAAACTCAATCTCCTGCTTCTTGCTTCCTGACCCGCCTTTTTTGCCATCAACGGGAGTGAATTCAATACTGTTGCGGCCTGTAAGTATGGCCGTTCCCTGCATGTAGCTTACTTTCCGGCTTTTCGCCAGCTGTCCCAGTCCCCCAGTCAGTTGTTTGACAACCGACTCCTTCCAGGCCCTGACCTTGTCAATATCCACTTTCAGCCCTGAAAAACTGAGTCCCCATTCACCGGCATGCTCCGCCTCCTCCCTGATACGTGCAAAATGGAGAAGCGCCTTTGTGGGTATGCAGCCATGAAAGAGGCACACTCCCCCGGGGTCGGGTTTGGGGTCTATGAGCGTTACGTCAATACCGAGGTTGGCCGCCTGGAACGCAGCGGCATATCCCCCCGGTCCGGCACCCAGAACTATAAGTTGCTTTTTGTCCATGTTGATTGTTTTGATCGTTTATATCCTTTTCCCGCTGCAGTCAGGTAATACCTGCACACCAATGCTGCCTGGCAGTTACCAGTCCCTGCAGTCACCAGCCTCTTACCGGAACATTGTCAGCAGAGGATTCTCCATCGCCTCGCACAGCCACCTGAGGAACCTGGCCCCATCGGCGCCATCTATTATCCTGTGGTCGTACGACAGCGAAAGCGGCAGCATGAGCCTGGGTTTGAACTCACCGTCAATGTAGACAGGCTCCATCTGCGATCTTGATACACCAAGTATTGCCACATTCGGCCTGTAAACTATCGGGGTGAAGTTTGTCCCTCCTATGCCGCCAAGATTGCTTATCGCAAAATT
The Marinilabiliales bacterium DNA segment above includes these coding regions:
- a CDS encoding gfo/Idh/MocA family oxidoreductase; this translates as MTQMQNPLSRRKFLGNAAAIGAIGAVSSAALLSSCSRKPKYSAPVFPDRAPDGPVLRAGLIGCGGRGTGAAVNFLDAGPNLQITALGDVFQHRIDQCREELRNSRGVEIPGANCFTGFDAYKGVIDSDIDIVLLCEPPHFRPLTFEYAVQARRHIFAEKPVGVDPVGVRSVMASGRMAESAGLNVVVGTQRRHQRDYVKTFEMVKNGTIGDIISANCYWNQGTLWFTRWQEGWSDMEAMVRDWYNWHWLSGDHIVEQHIHNIDIVNWFVGKHPDKAVGFGGRHSRPTGNQYDFFSVDFGYDDGRHMHSMCRQIDGCANNISELVFGTKGYTNASNTIWDYDGNVVWRYQYPVGEDGQSTGRVAVNPYDQTHINLVTAIRTNSYINETQNICEANMVAIMGRVSAYTGRQTTWEEMMNSNMRLGPSVYEMGPVDVPRVPPVPGSSPA
- a CDS encoding site-2 protease family protein, which produces MQSRFSLKLGKPFGIKVSIHWTFSLLIAWIVFISVNRGLEFGQIMMHILFILAIFGCVLLHELGHSLAAIKLGGKVQSITLLPIGGMASISEMPEKPRDEFLISAAGPLVNVVIAGLIWFYLSVISPIDMGEITYEVITPGNFLVMLLTANLFIVAFNLIPAFPMDGGRLFRSALSIRMSKLKATRIAKDIGQIFAIMFIITGFFHNPFLIIIGFFILLGAKGEYEMMKYRDILNNYTVRDVIKKDYEELDENDNLATAAEKFAHTSPRGFVVTSGGKYAGILTRNDLIRGLNTNGKEGRVGDLAGGTEEDIDTDMVLFDAFKKMQMKKLDIVPVTEKGKFAGIIELEGINEFFLIRNAIR
- the lpdA gene encoding dihydrolipoyl dehydrogenase, with protein sequence MDKKQLIVLGAGPGGYAAAFQAANLGIDVTLIDPKPDPGGVCLFHGCIPTKALLHFARIREEAEHAGEWGLSFSGLKVDIDKVRAWKESVVKQLTGGLGQLAKSRKVSYMQGTAILTGRNSIEFTPVDGKKGGSGSKKQEIEFENLIIATGATPSEIQGLDFDGDRVMNAEAALELKDVPKKLLVVGAGYIGLEMSVIYKSLGSDITIAEFTPDILPGTDADLREVFKKERKDLMEKIMFNTKVASGSVKGKKVTVEFENADGKKSSGTFDRVLVSIGGRPNTSGIGLEEAGVEADDRGFVKVDLVRRTNVNGIYAIGDVTGQPMLAHKASHEGRVAAEHIAGHKTAYEPKAIPAVVFTDPEIAWTGLTETEAKEQGIEYEVAKFPWAASGRAVTLGVKNGLTKLLIDPKTDRLLGAAMVGKDAGSLVSEATLAIEMGAVARDLELTVHPHPTLSETIMEAAEVYYGHATHIHKRKK
- a CDS encoding sigma-54-dependent Fis family transcriptional regulator, with protein sequence MPKNNYILVIDDDTYICNILKKYLEQNDFKVDITYKGAAAKELIAQNHYDIILCDYRLPDYDGMHILRYTRSVKPLIPVVIMTAYAEISKAVELIKSGAFDYIVKPMQPEMVIEVLNRALDRNSQVKSVASFSESFIQGNSEKMLEVMQHVEIVASTDITVMIEGETGSGKEFIARAIHHSSNRSKAPFIPVDCGAIPGELANSVLFGHVKGSFTGAVNDKTGYFQEAKGGTLFLDEVGNLSYENQVKILRALQEKTVTRIGDNKAQRVDIRLIAASNENLHEKVEAGEFREDLYHRLNEFMIKVPALRSRREDIIEFAGQFINQANKAFNKSVQGLDDEARELLLKYEWPGNIRELQNVIKRAVLLSPEDVINPGLFPDELRLPLSGLSSGLSEKPSGAEFTDLKSATYVNERELIQNALEKTNNNKSRAARLLGIDRKTLYNKIRLYNLKQKD
- a CDS encoding response regulator, whose translation is MNNPNEIRYLRELFKSGQAETETALIVKGSFDVLGVFILAADINGRIVFMNKRACEVLEMPGADVWSELSFTDLLIDKDEKERVKSGINSLLAGGQAQSMKSSYRLQSRSGSERIIEAQTIKVDEDGTIKGILIAGKDFTEYSRTSEILKKDFDLYRVILNTIPGLNIFVFDNELRFILAEGNRLKESGPSSKYFIDKKLNEIPDRNLAKKWEEYLPEVLDGKRIEKEYKLKSNHYLLIGQPLTFEDNQVSTGIIIVRNITEEKLTEKILKRSKDEAVKAGKAKNRFLARVTHEIRTPLNAIMGFTEQLSNTELSPTQKKYVKIIDRSSELLLSLVNDILVMSKIEAGQISFERNVFSLRNSVEFVFKALSSKAERKNLGFRYKIDEKADRVIRGDPIRLQQILMNMLSNAIKFTKKGDVELACSTQKETDRDISIRFDVIDTGIGISEKHLKDIFNQYKRGDEEIEKIYEGTGIGLAICKNLIELQNGSLSVSSRKGTGTTFSFTLTYEKASEKDMLSSGNDNDNKEKLKGIRILLVDDDSLNLLLGKTILDKLNCTYDIADSGSRALDKIKNNRYDLILLDIHMPDIDGIKVAKHVRVKLKDNQTRIIAMTAAALRDDVMQFEKTGINDFIIKPFKEEYLFNKICYVMGREPTGFKESKTEIILKKEISPKPYNLAELQKMAGNDTEFMKQTLKLFIDNSNQAIERFRYYISEGNLEQIGETAHKLLPSYRHLEAQAVVRKLLILKKNALISKNHEGIEKLVDDTITEMKKVLSELKKEITPSEEQ